A part of Caretta caretta isolate rCarCar2 chromosome 1, rCarCar1.hap1, whole genome shotgun sequence genomic DNA contains:
- the LOC142071737 gene encoding olfactory receptor 52M1-like, with translation MSDSNTTDFTNPSTFILLGIPGLEMDHVWISIPFFTMYAIAMLGNFTILVIVKMEQSLHGPMYYFLCMLAVSDLVLSTSTLPKMLSIFWFNSREINFSACLTQMYFIHCFLVMDSGILVAMALDRYVAICHPLRHSTILTNFVVGKIGLAVVLRGGMLILPYPFLTRQWPYCRTTIIPHTQCEHMAVVKLACADTHISNYYSLSVAFLVTGLDVFFIAVSYIQILRAIFSLPTKDARLKTFGTCGSHLFVILTSYIPALFSSLMHRFGNNVAVHFHVLMANAYLLMPPMLHPIIYGVRTKQIRDRLLRLLTPKGT, from the coding sequence ATGTCTGATTCCAACACAACcgacttcaccaacccctccaccttcatcctgctgggcattcctggcctggagatGGACCacgtctggatctccatccccttcttcaCCATGTACGCCATAGCCATgttggggaacttcaccatcctggTCATTGTGAAGATGGAGCAGAGCCTCCatgggcccatgtactatttcctctgcatgctggctgtCAGTGACCTGGTCCTGTCTACATCCACCCtgcccaaaatgctgagcatcttctggttcaattccagggagatcaatttcagtgcctgcctcacccagatgtacttCATTCACTGCTTCTTAGTGATGGACTCTGGGATCCTAGTGGCCATGGCTTTGGACCGCTATGTGGccatctgccatcccctgagacattccaccatcctgacaaacTTTGTGGTGGGCAAGATTGGCCTGGCCGTGGTGCTGCGTGGTGGCATGCTCATACTGCCCTATCCCTTTCTGACAAGACAGTGGCCATACTGCAGAACCACCATCATCCCCCACACACAGTGCGAGCACATGGCTgtggtgaagctggcctgtgCCGACACCCACATCAGTAATTACTACAGCCTCTCTGTGGCATTCTTGGTGACGGGTCTGGATGTGTTTTTTATTGCTGTGTCGTATATCCAGATTCTCAGGGCCATCTTCAGTCTCCCCACAAAGGACGCCCGGCTCAAGACTTTTGGGACCTGCGGCTCCCACCTATTTGTCATTTTAACCTCTTACATCccagctctcttctcctccctcatGCACCGGTTTGGTAACAATGTGGCGGTACATTTCCATGTTCTCATGGCCAATGCGTACCTTCTAATGCCCCCCATGCTGCACCCCATCATCTACGGGGTGAGGACCAAACAGATCCGGGACAGGTTGCTCCGGCTACTTACTCCTAAAGGAACCTAA
- the LOC142071032 gene encoding olfactory receptor 52M1-like, with product MSDSNKTDFTNPSTFILLGIPGLEAAHVWISIPFSTMYIIAVLGNFIILFIVKTEPSLHGPMYYFLCMLAVTDLVLSTSTLPKMLSIFWFNSREIDFSSCLTQMYFIHSFLVMESGIFVAMAYDRYVAICDPLRHSTILTNLVVAKIGLAVVLRGGMVVLPYPFLARQWPYCRTNIIPNSYCEHIAIVKLACGDTRVSSYYGLFVVLCVRGLDMIFIAVSYIQILRAIFSLPTKDAQLKALGTCSSHLCAILTFYIPVLFSSLTHRFGQNVPLHFHILVANMYLLVPPTLNPIIYGVRTKQIQGRLLRLFTHKGISSFFLCSGSQTELCAELAGDLVLCSRP from the coding sequence atgtcagattccaacaaaaccgacttcaccaacccctccaccttcatcctgctgggcattcctggcctaGAGGCggcccatgtctggatctccatccccttctccaCCATGTACATCATAGCCGTCTTGGGAAACTTCATCATCCTGTTCATCGTCAAGACAGAACCAAGCCTCCatgggcccatgtactatttcctctgcatgctggccgtCACCGACCTGGTCCTGTCTACATCCACCCtgcccaaaatgctgagcatcttctggttcaattccagggagatcgATTTCAGttcctgcctcacccagatgtacttCATTCACTCCTTCCTCGTGATGGAGTCTGGGATCTTCGTGGCCATGGCATATgatcgctacgtggccatctgtgatcccctgagacattccaccatcctgacaaacCTCGTGGTGGCCAAGATTGGACTGGCCGTGGTGCTCCGTGGCGGCATGGTCGTACTGCCCTACCCCTTCCTGGCAAGGCagtggccatattgcagaaccaacatcatCCCCAACTCGTACTGCGAGCACATAGCCATAGTGAAGCTGGCCTGTGGCGACACCCGCGTCAGTAGTTACTACGGCCTCTTTGTAGTACTCTGTGTGAGGGGTCTGGATATGATTTTTATCGCTGTGTCCTATatccagatcctcagggccatcttcagcctccccacaaaaGACGCCCAGCTCAAGGCTTTggggacctgcagctcccacctctgtgccatcttaaccttttacatcccagttctcttctcctccctcacaCATCGGTTTGGCCAAAATGTGCCCCTGCATTTCCACATTCTCGTTGCCAACATGTACCTCCTGGTGCCCCCCACACTCAACCCCATCATCTACGGGGTGAGGACCAAACAGATCCAGGGCAGGCTACTCCGGCTCTTCACTCATAAAGGGATTTCAAGTTTTTTCCTGTGCTCCGGCTCTCAGACTGagctctgtgcagagctggctggtgacTTGGTTCTGTGCTCTCGTCCCTGA
- the LOC125631047 gene encoding olfactory receptor 52M1-like, translating to MSDSNKTVFTNPSTFILLGIPGLEAAHVWISIPFSTMYIIAVLGNFIILFIVKTEPSLHGPMYYFLCMLAVTDLSLSTSTLPKMLSIFWFNSREIDFSSCLTQMYFLHCFSVMESGIFVAMALDRYVAICHPLRHSTILTNTVVAKIGLALVLRGGMVILPFLLLARQWPYCRTNIIPHSYCEHIAVVKLACDDTRVSSYYGLFVVLCVRGLDMIFIAVSYIQILRAIFSLPTKDARLKALETCTSHLCAILTFYIPGLFSSLTHRFGQNVPLHFHILVANMYLLVPPTLNPIIYGVRTKQIQGRLLRLFTHKGISSFFLCSGSQTELCAELAGDLVLFSRP from the coding sequence atgtcagattccaacaaAACCgtcttcaccaacccctccaccttcatcctgctgggcattcctggcctaGAAGCggcccatgtctggatctccatccccttctccaCCATGTACATCATAGCCGTCTTGGGAAACTTCATCATCCTGTTCATCGTCAAGACAGAACCAAGCCTCCatgggcccatgtactatttcctctgcatgctggccgtCACCGACCTGAGCCTGTCTACATCCACCCtgcccaaaatgctgagcatcttctggttcaattccagggagatcgATTTCAGttcctgcctcacccagatgtacttCCTTCACTGCTTCTCAGTGATGGAGTCTGGGATCTTCGTGGCCATGGCTCTGGATCGCTATGTGGccatctgccatcccctgagacattccaccatcctgacaaacACCGTGGTGGCCAAGATTGGACTGGCCTTGGTGCTCCGTGGCGGCATGGTCATACTGCCCTTTCTCCTCCTGGCAAGGCagtggccatattgcagaactAACATCATCCCCCACTCGTACTGCGAGCACATAGCCgtggtgaagctggcctgtgACGACACCCGCGTCAGTAGTTACTACGGACTCTTTGTAGTACTCTGTGTGAGGGGTCTGGATATGATTTTTATCGCTGTGTCCTATatccagatcctcagggccatcttcagcctccccacgAAGGACGCCCGGCTCAAAGCTTTGGAGACCTGCACCTCCCACCTCTGTGCCatcttaaccttttacatcccaggtctcttctcctccctcacaCATCGGTTTGGCCAAAATGTGCCCCTGCATTTCCACATTCTCGTTGCCAACATGTACCTCCTGGTGCCCCCCACACTCAACCCCATCATCTACGGGGTGAGGACCAAACAGATCCAGGGCAGGCTACTCCGGCTCTTCACTCATAAAGGGATTTCAAGTTTTTTCCTGTGCTCTGGCTCTCAGACTGagctctgtgcagagctggctggtgacTTGGTTCTGTTCTCTCGTCCCTGA